In the Flagellimonas sp. HMM57 genome, one interval contains:
- a CDS encoding carboxypeptidase-like regulatory domain-containing protein: MKNSFYTFILLQLLTFQSHSQTIEMNGTIIDSETKDPIEFVNIGILNKNMGTISNLKGKFDLSVSKKFSNDSLTISHVSYYTLKIPIKGFKNQMIRLEPKTNELSEVIVSNKKIKNKKIGVKSYSRFLSMRVVSKDNDIVEVAQRINIANKEIKVKAVNFAIRKWSKIDGVKIRINFYENRDNAPQTKIVLKNIVAELPTQEDSDWIRIDLNDKDIYISQDFFIGIEFIPNFENPTIVDLGGILTKGKGYYRENSLGNWSKLNGGASINVEIEY, translated from the coding sequence ATGAAGAACTCCTTTTATACATTTATCTTATTACAACTTTTAACTTTTCAATCTCATTCACAAACGATTGAAATGAACGGGACCATAATTGATTCGGAAACGAAAGACCCCATTGAGTTTGTAAACATTGGTATATTAAATAAGAACATGGGCACGATATCAAATTTAAAAGGGAAATTTGACCTAAGTGTTTCGAAAAAGTTCTCGAATGATAGTCTAACTATTAGTCACGTTAGCTATTATACCTTAAAAATACCTATCAAGGGTTTTAAAAATCAAATGATACGTCTTGAACCTAAAACAAATGAATTGTCGGAAGTTATAGTTTCAAACAAAAAGATAAAAAATAAAAAAATTGGGGTCAAATCTTATAGCAGATTTTTATCAATGCGTGTGGTATCAAAAGACAATGATATCGTAGAGGTTGCACAGCGAATTAATATTGCGAACAAAGAAATAAAAGTTAAAGCAGTAAACTTTGCAATAAGAAAATGGTCAAAGATAGATGGCGTTAAAATTAGAATTAATTTTTATGAAAATAGAGACAACGCACCTCAAACTAAAATAGTGCTTAAAAACATTGTTGCGGAATTACCAACTCAAGAGGACTCGGATTGGATACGAATTGACCTGAATGATAAAGACATTTATATCTCACAAGACTTCTTCATTGGAATTGAATTTATACCGAACTTCGAAAATCCAACAATAGTGGACTTAGGTGGAATATTGACAAAAGGAAAGGGATATTACCGAGAAAATAGCTTGGGCAATTGGTCAAAACTGAACGGAGGAGCTTCTATTAACGTTGAAATAGAATACTGA
- a CDS encoding helix-turn-helix domain-containing protein — translation MLTKKELSIKIGDRIKQLRKDRNISQAELARLCERDKQHIELIENHKVSANTYTLYTIATALNIELKELFDF, via the coding sequence ATGTTGACAAAGAAAGAGTTATCGATTAAAATTGGGGACCGAATCAAACAGCTTAGAAAAGATAGAAATATCTCCCAAGCCGAGTTGGCCAGATTGTGCGAAAGGGACAAACAACATATTGAACTAATCGAGAACCACAAAGTCTCTGCCAATACTTACACTCTTTACACTATCGCAACTGCCCTGAACATTGAACTTAAAGAGCTGTTCGACTTCTAA